The Rouxiella sp. WC2420 region CAGTGGTTAATAAAGGCGTCAACCAGCGCCGAGGCCGGGCGATGCAGCGGTCGGATCAGGCTTACGGTAAAAGGCACATTTTCGCTGAACCGCCTGACAACGATTCGCCCGGCGCCTTTCGAACCTTCTTGCGCGTATTCCAGCGCGGTAAGCGGATTAACGATCGATACACCAATCCCCTGCGCGACCATGCTACACACCGAGGCAGCGCTGTGAGTTTCCATCACCATGCGGCGCGAAATGTTGTGTTCACTAAACAGCGCATCCAACAACTGACGATAATTATCAGTAGCCGACAGGCTGATATAGTTCAAATCGCTAAAGTCCTGCGGCGTGATAATCGCTTTCTCTGCCAAAGGGTGACCCACCGGTAAAACGCAGACTTCATTGAGCGTCAACAACGTTTGCCGTTCGGTGCCCGCCGGAGTGTGCGAGTTTTCAGTGATCCCTAAATCATGACGCTGCGCCGATAACCACTCCTCCAGCAGCGGCGACTCCTGCGGCACGATATTAAAGCTGGCTTGTGGATGCTGCTGCAAAAAAATCTGGCAGACAGCGGGCAGCAGCGACTGGCTAAACACCGGCAGGCAAACTATCGACAGCTGCGCCTGTTCGAACTGGCGGATACCCGCGGCAGCATTGATAATTCTATCAAGGCCATAGTAGGAACGCTGCACTTCTTCGAACAGCCGCAGCCCTTGCGCAGTGGGGAATAACCGCCCACGCCGCCGTTCAAAAAGCTGTAGATTCAGCAGCTTTTCACAGCGCGCCAGTTCGCGACTGACCGTTGGCTGAGACGTTTGCAATAACGCTGCGGCCTCCGTCAGGTTGCCGGTAGTCATTACAGCGTGAAATATTTCGATATGGCGCAGTGACAGGGCAGGCATTTTCTATCTCCTCGATTGGGATAAGCTATATCATAAATGAATAGACTATCGCTAAATAGATATTTTAATCCCGAAAAGCGCTGCGGCATAATCAAGCCAGATTGTTAGAAACCCTTAATATCGAGAGTGGCGCTGAAACAGCGTGGCTCCCGCCGGAGAACGTGATGCCTTTTGATCTGCTGAATAAAGAAAACGCCCTCAACGCTGATAATTTGCTGGCAGTGGTTAAAGAATTTGGCTGCCCGGTTTGGGCCTATGATGCACAGGTTATTGAGCAACGTATCAATCAGTTGCGCCAGTTTGACGTGATCCGTTTTGCCCAGAAAGCCAGCTCCAATATTCATATACTGCGCCTGATGCGCGAGCAGGGTGTAAAAGTGGACTCAGTTTCCTTAGGCGAAATCGAGCGCGCGCTGGCAGCCGGTTTTAAGCCGGGCTATCAGTCGGGAGAGCACAGTGAAATAGTGTTTACCGCCGATCTGCTGGATCAGGCGACGCTGGATCGTGTCACGGAATTATCAATCCCGGTCAATGCGGGTTCCATTGATATGCTGGAGCAGATTGGTCAGCAGAAACCTGGACATCCGATTTGGTTGCGCGTTAACCCCGGTTTTGGTCACGGCCACAGTCAAAAAACCAATACTGGCGGTGAAAACAGCAAGCACGGTATCTGGTTTGGCGATCTGCCGCAGGCGCTGGAAAAAATTCGTACTTATCAACTCAAGCTGGTGGGCATTCATATGCACATCGGGTCTGGCGTTGACTACCAGCATCTCGAGCAGGTGTGCGATACCATGGTGCGGCAGGTTATTGAATTGGGCCATGATATTGAAGCGATTTCTGCCGGTGGCGGCCTGTCAATCCCTTACCAGTTTGGCGGTGAGTCAATCGACACCGGCCATTATTATGGTTTGTGGAACCGTGCTCGTGAGCAGATTGCCGCACATCTTGGGCATCCGGTCAGCCTTGAGATTGAACCGGGTCGTTTCCTGGTAGCAGAATCTGGCGTGCTGGTGGCGCAAATTCGCGCTGCCAAAGCGATGGGCAGCCGTCATTACGTGCTGGTCGATGCCGGTTTCAATGATTTGATGCGTCCGTCGATGTACGGTAGCTATCACCATATTTCCGTGCTGCCTGTTGATGGGCGTGACCTTAGCCAGCAGCCGCTGCGCGAATCGGTGATTGCCGGGCCGCTATGTGAATCCGGTGATGTGTTTACCCAGCAGGCTGGAGGCGGCGTTGAGACTCGCCATCTGCCTGAGGCAAACATCGGCGATTATCTGGTTTTCCACGACACCGGCGCTTATGGCGCTTCAATGTCATCAAACTACAACAGCCGTCCGCTGATCCCGGAAGTGCTGTTTGAGAATGGCGTTCCGCGTCTTATCCGCCGCCGTCAGACCATTGAAGAGCTGCTGGCGTTAGAACTCATCTAACCTATCAATGAGTTGGAAAAGCCGTGTCGTGATAAACGCCACGGCTTTTTTATTACTTTTACACCGAGATATTTTTGGCGAACATCTCTTGCCGCAGTAGCACAATTTCCTCTGCCAGATCGCGACACAGCATTGCGGTCATTAAGTGATCCTGTGCGTGCACCATAATCAGCGTCATCGGGATTTTCCCACTCCCTTCGTCAAGCCCAATCAACAGCGTTTGAATCTTGTGAGCCTCGCGGGCCGCAGTTTGTGACGCCTCTAATTGCCGCTGTGCTTCCTGCCAATTTTGCTGGCGAGCGCTTTGAATCGCCATCATGGCACAGGATCGAGCTTCTCCTGAATTGATCAGCAGTTCCATGATCGTTTGTTCAAGACTGGTCTGTTCAAGGTCAAAAGTCATAGATAAATCCATATTGGCATACCAAAATTGGCGTAATTCATCATATTGGAATTCCAATATTTGCTTCTGAGAATGAGATCACAGAAATAAAGCTCAGTTACGCTATTTTTTGGCATACCAATGAGTGTAAAAACACAACCATGCAATTCGCAGAGGTGCTGTCATGTCTTATAAAGACCGTTTTATTGATTCTCTGGGGGGCTTTGCCAACACCTTTAATAGCCTGCGATATATTATGGCGATTAAGGCCTCTTTTATCACACTGATGCCGGTGATTATTGTCGGTGCATTTTCAGTGCTTATTTCGAATATGGTGATGGACCCGAAAAACGGTCTGGCGCATTTCGAGATGTTCTCGTTTCTCGCCACACTGAAACCGATCATGACCAGTATTAATTACGCCACGCTGAGTTTTCTGACTATCGGTGCCGTATTTCTGATTGGTATTGAACTCGGAAAAATAAACGGCTCACGCTCATTATTTCCAGGATTGCTGGCGGTCATCTGCTTTATTTCTGTCACGCCAACCACGCTGGATATGATGGTTAACGGACATATGCAGGAGGTGAAAGACGTTATGGCAAAACAGTTCTCTGATACTAAAAGTCTGTTCCTGGGAATGTTTATTGCCATCCTCGCCGTCGAAGTCTATTCCAAGCTTGAGTCTTTTGACCGGCTGCGCATCAAAATGCCAGAAAGCGTACCGCCTAACGTTTCTGCCTCATTCTCTGCGCTGATTCCGGCCATTATTACCGTGATAGTAGTGGCGACTTTTGGGTTTGTCTTCCATCGTCTGACGGGTATTTATCTTTACGACGCCGTGTATCAGGTAATTCAACGCCCGCTTGAATCAGTAATGCAAAGCCTGCCGGGTATTTTGCTGCTGATGTTTGTATCGCAACTGTTCTGGGTGATCGGTATTCACGGCAATCAGATGATTAAACCGATCCGCGAACCGCTGCTGCTTGGCGCAATCATGGTCAACATGACCGCTTTTGAACAAGGTAAAGAAATTCCCAACATCATTACCATGCCTTTTTGGGACGTTTATATGAGTATTGGCGGCTCCGGCTGCACCATTGGCTTATTGTTGGCCGTGCTGATGGCGACTCGCCGCAAAGAGATGAAAGAAATTGCCAAGCTTTCACTTGGTCCGGGCTTCTTCAATATCAATGAACCCGTAATTTTCGGCATGCCGATCATGCTTAATCCGATTCTCGCCATTCCGTTCGTTATCACACCACTTATTACCGGCACTATTGGCTATTTCGCGACCAGCCTCGGTTTTGCAGGACGCGCGGTGGTGATGGTGCCGTGGACTACGCCGCCCGTAATCAACGCCTGGCTGTCAACCGCGGGTTCAATGGGAGCCGTGGTCACTCAGTTGGTGTGCATTGTGGTAGCGACCGGGGTTTATCTGCCGTTCGTCAAAGTCGCTTCTCGTCGCGCGGAACAGGCACAGAAAGAAGCTCTTCAAAATCAATCTGCTGGCGTACAGCGCCCGGCCTGACTTTAAAATGGAGGTAAGTCATGAGTAAGGTTTCGATAAATATTCCAGAAGATTTTATCCTGGGAGCCGCCGCGTCAGCGTGGCAAACAGAAGGATGGGACGGCAAAAAACAGGGGCAGGATTCGTATCTAGACCTGTGGTACAAAAACGATCGTCACGTGTGGCACAATGGCTTCGGACCGGCCAAAGCTACGGATTTTATCAATCGTTACAAAGAAGACGTGGCGCTGATGAAAGCCAGCGGCCTGACCCATTACCGCACCTCCATCAACTGGGCGCGATTTTTTACCGATTATGAAAACGGCATCGTTGATGAAGAGTACGCCAGCTACCTCGACAGCTTGCTGGACGAAATGCGCAGCGCTGGCATAGAGCCGATGCTGTGCCTCGAACACTATGAACTTCCCGCTTATCTAATTGAAAAATATGATGGTTGGAGTTCAAAAAAGGTCGTTGAACTGTTTGTGCTTTATGCCGAGAAAGTCTTTGCGCGTTTTGCTCACAAAGTGAATCGCTGGTTTACTTTCAACGAGCCGATTGTAGTGCAGACGCGAGTTTATCTCGACGCTATTCGCTGGCCTTATGAGCAAAATACCACTAAATGGATGCAGTGGAATCATCACAAGGTATTGGCAACCGCTAAAGTCGTAGCGCTTTTCCGCGAGCAGGGATATTCCCATCACGGCAGTATTGGCGTCATTCTCAATCCTGAAGTAACTTACGCCCGTTCCTCTGCCGCTCATGACAGGCAGGCTGCGCATCTTTATGACCTATTTTATAACCGGGTCTTTCTCGACCCATTAATCAAGGGCGCTTATCCACAGGAGTTACTCGATCTGCTGGCTAAACACCGGATTGACTTTGTTTATTCGCAGCAAGAGCTGGATATTATTCGCGAAAATACTGTCGATGAGGTGGGAATTAATCTTTATTACCCGCATCGGGTAAAAGCGCCAAGTCGGGAATGGAATAAAGAAACGCCTTTCCATCCTGCTTATTATTACGAGCATTTTGAGCTGCCAGGCCGCCGTATGAACAAGTCGCGCGGATGGGAGATTTATCCAAAAATTGTTTATGACATGGCAATGCGGATGAAAACTGAATACGGCAACAAGCCATGGTTTATTTCGGAAAATGGCATGGGTATTGAGGATGAAGGCCGTTTCCGGGAGGCATCGAGTGGGGAAATACAGGACGATTACCGTATCGAGTTTATTGCCGAACATATTTATTGGGCTTTAAAGGCGCGGGAAGAAGGCGCGAATTGCCTTGGTTACATGCTGTGGGCCTTCACCGACAACATTTCCCCGATGAATGCTTTCAAGAATCGTTATGGGCTGATCGAAATAGATTTGGATAATCAACGCCAGCGCCGCCGCAAGAAATCTTCGCACTGGTTTAAAGCGCTGGTCGACCAACGCAAGCTTTCATTAACCCTGGATGATGAAGAAAAATAACCCGGAGAATGACTATGAAACGTATCGTATTAGCCTGCTCGGCGGGCATGTCGACCTCATTGGTAGTTACCAAAATGGAGAAAGAGGCCGCGGCGCGAGGGCTAGAATATAAAATCTATGCCATTCCCGAGCAAAATCTGCGTGATGAGCTGGAAGCTTACGCGCAGGATGTCACCGCCGTGCTGCTAGGCCCGCAGGTTCGTTTCAAACTGGCTGAAAATAAAAAACTTACCGATCACTATCACATTCCCATCGCGGTGATTGATTCTGTAGCTTATGGCACCTTAAATGGTGCAAAGGTACTCGATCAGGCGCTGGGTTTGGTAGACTAGGCCACAACGAGGGCCGCTTCTCTGCGTGAGGGCGGCCTGTCACGGGGCATAATTTGCGGTTGTTGCCGCGGGTAAGGTGGGAAAGTGGACAAGGCCGTGGTTTCGCAGGAAAGAAAACAGTATCAGGAAATAGGTCACGATCTGCGTGAAAAAATCAAACAGGGACATTTTGCTATTGGCTCGCGCATGCCCCCCGAGCGCAATATGGCTGAAACTTATGGCGTGAGCCGTACTATTGTCCGCGAAGCACTGCTGATGCTTGAGCTGGAAGGGATTGTAGATATCCGTCAGGGATCAGGCGTTTACGTTGTACGCATTCCTCTGGAAGAAGAAGGGCGGGATGATTCTTTGTATCAGGGGCAGATTGGGCCTTTTGAACTCCTGCAGGCGCGACAGCTGATTGAGAGCAACATCGCTGCTTTTGCTGCCAAAATGGCCACTAAAGCGGACATTGAAAACCTGCGCCGCACGCTGGAGCAGGAACAGAGTGCCATTGTTGCCAATGATGAAAGCGGCGATAACGACAAGCTGTTCCACCTGCTGATTGCCGGGGCCACGCAAAATCAGATGCTGCTGGATTCAGTTAAAAACATCTGGGCCCATCGAGAATCTAGCCCGTTATGGAAACAGCTGCACAGCCATATTGCTACCCGTGGTTATCGCCTGAAGTGGTTGGCCGATCATCAAAACATTCTTGCCGCACTGCGCCGACGCGACGTGATGGGCTCCTACCAGGCGATGTGGCAGCACATGGAAAACGTCAAAAATACTCTGATGGAGCTTTCTGACGTTGATGCTCCTGAGTTTGACGGCTACCTGTTTGAGTCGGTGCCGATCTTCCAGGGTAAAATGGTATAACGTAAGCGTTAACCTGTCGTGTGACTTGATTCCCCTTGTTTTCAATTTATTTATTTTTAATAACAAGGGGATAGAAAGCTACTGGTTGGGTACGCTGACCGAGTGACGACGTACCAGCGTAGGGCTGAACATATTGGTCGTTTCCGGCAGCGGTTGGCCTTTGGCGAGAGCAAGTGCCAGCTGCGCGGCCTGATTGGCCATAGCGATGACCGGATAACGAATGGTGGTCAGCCTTGGGCGCAGATAGCGTGAGATCAGCACATCATCGAAGCCAATCAACGAAATTTCTCCCGGCACATCGATGCCGTTATCGCTCAGCACTGACAGCGCGCCAGCGGCCATCGGATCGTTATAGCAAGTTACCGCGGTAAAGTTTTTACCGTGGCCAAGCAGTTCGGTAATCGCCTGCTCGCCGCCGATTTCATCGGGTTCTGCAGAAACAATCAGCCTTTCATCGACCGGAATTCCGTGCTCATTCAATGCATCAAGATAACCTTGCAGCCGGTCGCGGGCGTCGGAAATATCGTGGGTCGAACACAGGATAGCGATGCGCTGATGCCCGGCCTGAATAAGGTGTCGAGTGGCGAGCCAGGAGCCGTAACGGTCGTCAAGCGCCACGCAGCGGTGCTCAAAACCCGGCAGAGTTCGGTTGATAAGCACCATGCCCGGGATCTGTTGCATCAGACTGCCAAGCTCATCCTCAGGCAGCATTTTTGCGTGGACCACCAGCGCAGCGCAGCGATGGCGGATCAGCTGCTCAATGGCCTGCCGCTCTTTATCAATGTTGTGGTAACCGTTACCAATCAGCAAAAAATTGCCGGTGGTATAGGCAACCTGTTCAACCGCTTTTACCATGGCACCGAAAAAAGGATCGGAGACGTCAGAGACGATCAGGCCCAGCGTTTCGGTCGCCTGCTGGGCAAGTGCTCGAGCATTGGCATTGGGATGATACTGCAAGTGTTGCATCGCGCTCATTACAGCATCGCGCGAGCTTTCGCTGGCTTTGGGGGAGTGATTTATCACGCGTGAAACTGTTGCGACAGAAACGCCCGCCAGTCTTGCGACATCCTTAATCGTAGCCATTTTGAGTATCCAACGAATTGAGGGTAAACGTTTACATTGCCTAGTTTTGCGGAAAAAGTCGGTGTCTGCAAGGGACGTAGATCGCAACTTCTCAAGCAAGCGCATTGAAACAGCGAATAAACCTCGGCAAAAGGGGCTATTTTAAGCCTTAAAGCTCGTCAGATTTTTGAAATGGCGCGTTAAGACGTTATTCACTCTTTTATGCCGATTTGTGATTTGAGTACCGCAAGCAGGATTGCTATTTTGTTAGCGATAACCATCAAATCGCAAAAAAGAGAATCATGTCAATTAAACGCTATCCGCAGCTTGCTCACTGGGGTGCCTATACGGCCGTGGTTGAAGACGGCCGCTTAGTCAGGTGTGAACCTTACTCTGCGGATGCCGACCCTTCGCCGATGCTGGCCTCTATTCCAGAACTGGTTTATTCCGACAAGCGTATTCGCAAACCTGCAGTCCGTCGTTCCTGGCTGCAAAAACGCGAAAACAGCGACCGAACCCTGCGCGGCAAAGAGGATTTTGTTGAAGTTGATTGGGATCTGGCGCTGGATTTGGTGGCTGAAGAAAATCGCCGCGTGCGCGACAGCTACGGTGCCTCCGGGATTTTCAGCGGCTCTTACGGCTGGTCATCAGCCGGACGCCTTCATCATGCCCGCTCTTTGGTGCGACGTTTTTATTTCGCCGGTGGCGGCGCTGTCGATCAGCAGGGTAACTACAGCTGGGGTTCGGCGCAGTTTTTCCTGCCTTATGTGATTGGCACCTACACGCCGCTTACTGGCAGGGTTACGACCTGGCCGAGCGTGGTTGAGCATTGCGATATTTTGCTGGCGTTCGGTGGGCTGGCGTTGAAAAATGCCCAGGTCGCCTCCGGCGGCGCGGTGGAACACACCCTGAAACCTGCGCTGGAGCAGTTGGCAAAAAAAGGCACACCGGTAATTAATATCAGCCCGATGCGCGATGACTGCCCTGAATTTGTCAATGCCGAATGGATACCTATCCGCCCGAATACCGATGTCGCATTGATGCTGGCGTTAGGCTATGAGATCCAAAGAAAAGAGGCGCAGGATACTGCGTTTCTCGCCAGTCACTGCGTGGGTTATCCGCAATTGGCCGACTATCTCAACGGTGTTAAAGACGGTGTAGCGAAAACACCTGCGTGGGCCAGCGCTATCACTGGAGTGCCTGCCGCGCGTATCGCGAAACTGGCAGACCAGCTGATTGGCGTGCGCAGTTTTATCACTTGTGCCTACGCGGTTCAGCGAGCCCATCGCGGGGAACAGCCTTACTGGATGATGATTGCGCTGTCGGCAATGTTAGGGCAAGTCGGCCTGCCGGGCGGCGGTTTTTCATTTGGTCATGGTTCGATGAACGGCGTCGGCAACCCGCGTTTCGATACGCCGGGGCCTGCGCTCAGCACGGGTCCAAACCCGTCGGGTCTGTCGATCCCGGTGGCGCGAATCAGCGATATGCTGCTTAACCCCGGAGAATCCTACGAGTTTCAGGGGGAAACCCAGACTTATCCAGACATTCATCTGGTGCATTGGGCCGGCGGCAATCCGTTCCATCACCATCAGCAGCTCAATCGGCTGGTCGAAGGCTGGCAAAAGCCCGACACGGTCATCGTGCAGGACAATGTCTGGACTCCCGCGGCCCGCATGGCCGACATTGTGCTGCCAGTGACGACATCGCTCGAGCGCAATGATATTGGTGGCTCATCGCGCGACAGATTCGTGCTGGCGATGCATCAGGCTGTTCCTGTGCAGCATCAGGCGCGAAATGATTTCGATATTTTTGCCGAACTGGCTGACAGGCTGGGATATCGCGAAGCTTACACCCAGGGGCGCGACGAAGACGCCTGGCTGCGCCTCATCTATAAGCAATGCGGGCAGGCGCAGGACGGAACCAACATTGAGTGGCCCGATTTTGAGACTTTTTGGGAGCGCGGCTACATCGAGTTGCCCAAACCGGAGAAAGATTATGTGTTCTTTGACTCGTTCCGTAAAAGTCCGCGCGCTAACCCTCTAGGCACGCAAAGCGGCAAGATTGAGCTGTACAGTCAGAAAATTGCTGACTATCACTATGATGATTTCGCCCCTCATCCAGAATGGCAGCCGCCGATCGAGTGGCTGGGATCGCAAACGGCGAAAAAGTGGCCGCTGCACTTGATATCTATTCAGCCGAAGGACCGTTTGCACAGTCAGCTTGACCAAACATCGTTGGCGCAAAACAATAAAATCGGCGGTAAGGAAACGCTGTTTATGCATCCTGAAGACGCCGCCCAGCGCCAGCTTAAAAACGGTGATGTGGTGAAAGTCAGTAATGAGCGGGGTAGCTGTCTGGCTGGAATTTCCTTTAATGACGGTATTACCCGCAGTGTCGTACTGATGGCTACCGGGTCATGGTTCAATCCGGGATTCGGCAAAAAATGGCAGGAAACCGAGCAGTCAGGTAATCCGAATGTTCTGACGCTTGATATCGGCACATCGCGCC contains the following coding sequences:
- a CDS encoding PTS sugar transporter subunit IIB, which produces MKRIVLACSAGMSTSLVVTKMEKEAAARGLEYKIYAIPEQNLRDELEAYAQDVTAVLLGPQVRFKLAENKKLTDHYHIPIAVIDSVAYGTLNGAKVLDQALGLVD
- a CDS encoding PTS sugar transporter subunit IIC; protein product: MSYKDRFIDSLGGFANTFNSLRYIMAIKASFITLMPVIIVGAFSVLISNMVMDPKNGLAHFEMFSFLATLKPIMTSINYATLSFLTIGAVFLIGIELGKINGSRSLFPGLLAVICFISVTPTTLDMMVNGHMQEVKDVMAKQFSDTKSLFLGMFIAILAVEVYSKLESFDRLRIKMPESVPPNVSASFSALIPAIITVIVVATFGFVFHRLTGIYLYDAVYQVIQRPLESVMQSLPGILLLMFVSQLFWVIGIHGNQMIKPIREPLLLGAIMVNMTAFEQGKEIPNIITMPFWDVYMSIGGSGCTIGLLLAVLMATRRKEMKEIAKLSLGPGFFNINEPVIFGMPIMLNPILAIPFVITPLITGTIGYFATSLGFAGRAVVMVPWTTPPVINAWLSTAGSMGAVVTQLVCIVVATGVYLPFVKVASRRAEQAQKEALQNQSAGVQRPA
- a CDS encoding glycoside hydrolase family 1 protein → MSKVSINIPEDFILGAAASAWQTEGWDGKKQGQDSYLDLWYKNDRHVWHNGFGPAKATDFINRYKEDVALMKASGLTHYRTSINWARFFTDYENGIVDEEYASYLDSLLDEMRSAGIEPMLCLEHYELPAYLIEKYDGWSSKKVVELFVLYAEKVFARFAHKVNRWFTFNEPIVVQTRVYLDAIRWPYEQNTTKWMQWNHHKVLATAKVVALFREQGYSHHGSIGVILNPEVTYARSSAAHDRQAAHLYDLFYNRVFLDPLIKGAYPQELLDLLAKHRIDFVYSQQELDIIRENTVDEVGINLYYPHRVKAPSREWNKETPFHPAYYYEHFELPGRRMNKSRGWEIYPKIVYDMAMRMKTEYGNKPWFISENGMGIEDEGRFREASSGEIQDDYRIEFIAEHIYWALKAREEGANCLGYMLWAFTDNISPMNAFKNRYGLIEIDLDNQRQRRRKKSSHWFKALVDQRKLSLTLDDEEK
- a CDS encoding PTS lactose/cellobiose transporter subunit IIA: MTFDLEQTSLEQTIMELLINSGEARSCAMMAIQSARQQNWQEAQRQLEASQTAAREAHKIQTLLIGLDEGSGKIPMTLIMVHAQDHLMTAMLCRDLAEEIVLLRQEMFAKNISV
- the galR gene encoding HTH-type transcriptional regulator GalR; this encodes MATIKDVARLAGVSVATVSRVINHSPKASESSRDAVMSAMQHLQYHPNANARALAQQATETLGLIVSDVSDPFFGAMVKAVEQVAYTTGNFLLIGNGYHNIDKERQAIEQLIRHRCAALVVHAKMLPEDELGSLMQQIPGMVLINRTLPGFEHRCVALDDRYGSWLATRHLIQAGHQRIAILCSTHDISDARDRLQGYLDALNEHGIPVDERLIVSAEPDEIGGEQAITELLGHGKNFTAVTCYNDPMAAGALSVLSDNGIDVPGEISLIGFDDVLISRYLRPRLTTIRYPVIAMANQAAQLALALAKGQPLPETTNMFSPTLVRRHSVSVPNQ
- a CDS encoding FCD domain-containing protein, with protein sequence MDKAVVSQERKQYQEIGHDLREKIKQGHFAIGSRMPPERNMAETYGVSRTIVREALLMLELEGIVDIRQGSGVYVVRIPLEEEGRDDSLYQGQIGPFELLQARQLIESNIAAFAAKMATKADIENLRRTLEQEQSAIVANDESGDNDKLFHLLIAGATQNQMLLDSVKNIWAHRESSPLWKQLHSHIATRGYRLKWLADHQNILAALRRRDVMGSYQAMWQHMENVKNTLMELSDVDAPEFDGYLFESVPIFQGKMV
- the lysA gene encoding diaminopimelate decarboxylase, which translates into the protein MPFDLLNKENALNADNLLAVVKEFGCPVWAYDAQVIEQRINQLRQFDVIRFAQKASSNIHILRLMREQGVKVDSVSLGEIERALAAGFKPGYQSGEHSEIVFTADLLDQATLDRVTELSIPVNAGSIDMLEQIGQQKPGHPIWLRVNPGFGHGHSQKTNTGGENSKHGIWFGDLPQALEKIRTYQLKLVGIHMHIGSGVDYQHLEQVCDTMVRQVIELGHDIEAISAGGGLSIPYQFGGESIDTGHYYGLWNRAREQIAAHLGHPVSLEIEPGRFLVAESGVLVAQIRAAKAMGSRHYVLVDAGFNDLMRPSMYGSYHHISVLPVDGRDLSQQPLRESVIAGPLCESGDVFTQQAGGGVETRHLPEANIGDYLVFHDTGAYGASMSSNYNSRPLIPEVLFENGVPRLIRRRQTIEELLALELI
- a CDS encoding molybdopterin-dependent oxidoreductase; translation: MSIKRYPQLAHWGAYTAVVEDGRLVRCEPYSADADPSPMLASIPELVYSDKRIRKPAVRRSWLQKRENSDRTLRGKEDFVEVDWDLALDLVAEENRRVRDSYGASGIFSGSYGWSSAGRLHHARSLVRRFYFAGGGAVDQQGNYSWGSAQFFLPYVIGTYTPLTGRVTTWPSVVEHCDILLAFGGLALKNAQVASGGAVEHTLKPALEQLAKKGTPVINISPMRDDCPEFVNAEWIPIRPNTDVALMLALGYEIQRKEAQDTAFLASHCVGYPQLADYLNGVKDGVAKTPAWASAITGVPAARIAKLADQLIGVRSFITCAYAVQRAHRGEQPYWMMIALSAMLGQVGLPGGGFSFGHGSMNGVGNPRFDTPGPALSTGPNPSGLSIPVARISDMLLNPGESYEFQGETQTYPDIHLVHWAGGNPFHHHQQLNRLVEGWQKPDTVIVQDNVWTPAARMADIVLPVTTSLERNDIGGSSRDRFVLAMHQAVPVQHQARNDFDIFAELADRLGYREAYTQGRDEDAWLRLIYKQCGQAQDGTNIEWPDFETFWERGYIELPKPEKDYVFFDSFRKSPRANPLGTQSGKIELYSQKIADYHYDDFAPHPEWQPPIEWLGSQTAKKWPLHLISIQPKDRLHSQLDQTSLAQNNKIGGKETLFMHPEDAAQRQLKNGDVVKVSNERGSCLAGISFNDGITRSVVLMATGSWFNPGFGKKWQETEQSGNPNVLTLDIGTSRLTQGPNAMSCLVEVSAV
- a CDS encoding LysR family transcriptional regulator, producing the protein MPALSLRHIEIFHAVMTTGNLTEAAALLQTSQPTVSRELARCEKLLNLQLFERRRGRLFPTAQGLRLFEEVQRSYYGLDRIINAAAGIRQFEQAQLSIVCLPVFSQSLLPAVCQIFLQQHPQASFNIVPQESPLLEEWLSAQRHDLGITENSHTPAGTERQTLLTLNEVCVLPVGHPLAEKAIITPQDFSDLNYISLSATDNYRQLLDALFSEHNISRRMVMETHSAASVCSMVAQGIGVSIVNPLTALEYAQEGSKGAGRIVVRRFSENVPFTVSLIRPLHRPASALVDAFINHCHQQAEHFPVRLAEALGE